CTAATTCCGTTAAAAATTGAATTTCGCCTCGCGCACTCATCCCCATTTCTAGAATCGCGATATCAGTGTCCTCATCTAGGCCTAGCACTGTCAACGGCAATCCAATATGATTGTTATAATTCCCCTCTGTCTTTTGCACTTTATATACTTGACCTAATAAATTAGCGGTCATATCCTTCGTCGTCGTTTTGCCATTACTCCCAGGTAATTCCAATTACATTAAGATCCAATTGATTTCGGTAGTTTCTCGCTAATTCCTGAAGTGCGACTAACGTATCCTCAACAATCAAAATGGGTAAATCCAAAGGAGGATTCGGCACATCTTTTTGCCACAGAGCAGCTGCTGCACCTTGCTTAAGGGCCTCCTCTACAAACTTGTGGCCATCAGCTTTTTCTCCTTTAAATGGAATAAATAAATTACCTGAGATAATCTTGCGAGTATCAATACAAACTCCTTTAATTTCAAGATCACGAAAAGCAGGAAGATCATTTTCGATCGTAATCATATCCTGTAATTGTGCCAATGTTCTATGAATCATCCGCTACGCTACCTCCTACAATAAATGATAGACACGGCCAATCAGCCGTGCCATCAATGATGTTACATTGTAAATTTAATTCGTTGCTTTTCTGTGTGTCTCTCTTGAGCCAATTCGACTAATTTTTCAATAAGGTGTGGGTAGTCTACACCTGTTTCATTCCATAAAAGCGGGAACATACTTACAGGGGTAAAGCCTGGCATTGTGTTGACTTCATTAATTAACCAGGTTCCATCTTGAGTCAGGAAAAAGTCAGCACGGACAAGCCCTGAGCAATCAAGTGATTTAAATGATCTTATTGCTAGTTCCTTCATTTCTGTATATTGTGCTTCTGAGATGTCAGCCGGAATAATTAAGCCAGTACTGTTATCCTCATATTTTGCTTCATAGTCATAAAAGGACGCCTTAGGAACAATTTCCCCAGCAACAGAACAAGCAGGCTCATCATTTCCAAGTACAGCAATTTCAATTTCACGTGCTGTTACTCCCTGTTCTACAATAATTTTTCGGTCAAATTGGAACGCATCCTGGAATGCTGTTTCAAGCTCTTCGCGATTCGTACACTTGCTAATTCCAACACTGGAACCAAGATTCGCCGGCTTAACAAAACATGGATAGCCCAGAGTTTTCTCCACTTTTTTATAAGCCATTTCCTTACTTTCTTCCCATTCCTTGCGAATAAACCAAACATAATCAACTTGCGCTAAACCAGCTTGTGCAAAGATATTTTTCATAACTACTTTATCCATTCCAGCTGAAGATGCCAGAACCCCATTTCCAACATAAGGTAAGTTGAGTAGTTCAAGTAATCCTTGTACTGTTCCATCCTCACCGTTTGGTCCGTGCAATAACGGGAAGATTACATCAAGTTGAGCTTTATCACCGTCGATTTCTGCAGTAAATAGATCAGGAGATAATACTCCTGCACCGTTTTCTACAGTTTGTGAAAATGCCAATTCATCAACGCTTTCAACTGGTGCCAATAGCTGTTGCCCCTTTATCCATTGACCCTGCTCTGTTATGTATATAGGAAAAATATCAAATTTTGATAAGTCCAAGGCTTTGATTACGGCCATGGCTGTTCGCATTGATACTTTATGCTCTGCAGATTTACCACCGTATAATAATCCCAGTTTTGTTTTCATCACTAAACCTCCATTTTTTCAATCACTCCATTTATTTTACCACTTTATAAATAAAGGTGTTTATAGTTTTTCCATTTCTATAATAGTATGAATCCATTGGCTTGGTTCAAACCTCCCATAAAAAAATAAAAGGCTGATTGTCGTTCTCTCTATGTTGATTTCCGCTCCAGGCACTTCGCTTTCCGCGGGGCTAGTTGGAAGCCTCCTCGGCGCTTTCGCGCCTGTGGGGTCTCCCATACCAGCTACTCCCGCAGGAGTCTTCGTGCCTTCCACTCCAATCAACTTGCGAAAAATCAACAATAACCTTTAACATAGCCTTTAATAAAGTTATATATTAAAAAAGCAGCTGCCATGCAACTGCTTATTGGGCAACAAGCGACCATTCTCGCGTTCTTTTTTCAAACACAAGCTTCGCATCACATTTATCCTGTTTCATCTGGGCAAATTCTTCAAACATATCATCCATATTGTCAAAATCACCAATGACCCAAATCGGAATTTCAATCCTAGTTCTGTTCTGATAAGCGTTCCTTAATGAAAAAACAGTCCCTTCCCGCATGAATTTAGTAAGCGATAATATGATATCTAAATGCACAGGTGGATAAGATTTTTTCTTGCGAAGCCCCATCAATGTTTTTTCAAGTTTTAATTCACCCATCTTAAGGGCAATGACCTCACCGAGCATCCGATAAAAATCATTCATATGACGAAAATAGGTTTTCGTAAACCAGCCATCATCACGAGACAAGTACACATAACGATTTCCCAGTTTATTATAGAAAGGCATCTTTAAATGCTGTTTTAAATGTCCTAAATATAGTAATTCGGCAATTTCGACCCCTGACAATTCATCTAGTCCATCTTTTTCTTCAAAATCAATCCAACAAAAATCCCCATACCCATAAATGTTTTCCTGAGCAAGTTTTTGAACCTTTTCTTTTGTTACAAAATCAAACGAAGTATGACGATTATAATCCCCATCATCATACCGATGCTTTAATAACAAAAGATGATTAAGCGAACGCGGCAAAGAATGGGCAAACTCAGCAAATTCAACTCCATAGGAAATGACATATTGACCATTTTCATTCAAATGAACATAAACTAAATCGAGCATTTCTTGATGATTTCTCTTCAATGTTCTCCCCCTAACCGTAGCTCGTTCACTTTTAAAAGAAAAGACAGTCCGTAATGTAACTGTCTAAATCCCTCGAACAATATTATCTTTATATATTTTAGCAAAAACAGTGAAAAATATCTTATATTGATGATAAAATCTTCATTTAAATTTGTTCCTTTCTTATTATTATTTTTTTATAATAAGCACAGCAAGCACCAACGCGGAAGGAGTGGGCACAACATGATTATGATGATGACAGATGATCAAATCACTTTGCAATTAATCAACTCATTAACAGAAGGAAATAAACAGGTCTTTGAGGCGATTGTTGATGAACTCCAACCGTATGATATTGCGCAGGTCTATGAGGAATTGCCAGACGAGCACAAAACCCGCTTTCTTCTCTTTTTAAATATCGAGATTTTGGCCGATATCATTCAAGAGCTAGATAAAGAACAGCAAATCGAGATTTTAAATAAATTAGGACTCGAAAAAAAGGGTAAAGTCCTTGATGAAATGGACAATGATGACTTAGCTTCCCTTCTTGAAGGACTCTCACCAGAAAAAATGAGCTCCCTTCTTTCGGGAATGAAAATTGAGGAGTCCAAGGCCGTCCAAAATATCATGAACTATCCGGCCGAAACCGCAGGCCGACTCATGACAAACCGCTTTGTGTGGATTCGTAATTATTTTTCAGTCCGTGAAGCTGTCGATAAGTTGAAATCATTTGCCGAGTTTGCAGAAACATTAAACTACCTTTATGTGATTGATCAGGAACGAAAGCTTGTTGGTGTCGTTTCTTATCGTGATTTATTAATTGCTGAACCAAATGAATTAATCCGTGATATCATGTTCGAGCGTGTCATCTCGGTATTGGTGACAATAGACCAAGAAGAAGTCGCAACGATGATTGAACGTTATGACTTTCTGGCAATCCCTGTCGTTGATGGAGAAAATACTCTGCTCGGAATTGTAACCGTGGATGATATTATTGATGTCGTGATTAAAGAGGCCAATGAAGATATTGAAAAACTATCGGCTTCAGGTAAATCGATTGATTTTGATACGAAGGCTGTTACCGCTGCTTCACGGCGATTACCATGGCTGATATTGCTACTATTTATTGGCGTTGTATCAGGAAAAATCATAAGCGGCTATGAGGAAACTCTGCAAAAAGTGGTCGCATTATCCTTTTTTATGCCGATGATAACCGGCATGACTGGAAATACTGGAACCCAATCCCTGGCCGTAGTGGTCCGTGGACTTGTTTCAAAGGATATCGATAAAAATGTCGTCATAAAGTTAATTCTTCGTGAGTTGATGGTCGGGATTATGATCGGAATCATTTGTGGGATCCTGATTACGCTTATTGCTTACTTTTGGCAAGGGAATCCGATTTTGGGGGTCGTCGTTGGTTCTTCCCTGTTGTTGGCGCTCATTATTGGGACACTGGCAGGAACAATTATTCCTTTAATCCTTTACAGATTTAATATTGACCCAGCAGTTGCTTCTGGTCCTCTTATTACCACATTAAATGACATCTTTTCACTGATCACATACTTCGGAATTGCCACAATGTTCATCAATCATTTGATGTAAAGAACAAAAGCGGAAGGCGGCCTCTAATTGGCTTGTGACCTCGAGCCGATGGCACCTGGAGCTGAAAAAAGCCGGCAAGATTATTCCTCACCGGTTTTTACAGGTTCTAACTCAATTGCAGGCTTTATTTTTTGCACTTCAACATAAAGAATATGATGGCCATCCAATTCTTTCACGTTAAACATAAAGCCTTCAAATTCAACTGTATCCTGGAGTTTAACATCATATTTTTGTGTTAAAATCCAGCCCCCTAACGTATCGACATCATCGTCAGGGATATGTGTTGCGAGCAAGTCGTTTACATCTTCAATTAAGATTTTTGCATCAAATATATAATGGTTGGCATTCACTTTTCTAATTAACGGAATCTCATCCTGATCGAATTCATCACGGATTTCACCAACAATTTCCTCCAATATATCCTCAACCGTTACTAAACCAGCCGTTCCTCCATACTCATCAAGCAAAACCGCCATATGATTACGCTCTTTTTGCATTTTAACAAGCAGGTCATGAATCGGTATTGTTTCAATTACGCGGATGACAGGATTGATAAATTGTTCAATTGTGAAATCTTCTGAATTGACATTTAAGCTCGCGGTTAAAAGTTCTTTAATGTTTATCATACCGATAATGTTATCCTTGTCACCATCGACAACGGGATAGCGTGTGAATTTTTCCTCACTAATAACAACGAACATTTCTTCGAGTGAAGAGCTTTTATCAAGAGCGATAATTTCCGTTCGTGGAACCATAATTTCTTTTGCAATCCGATTATCAAATTCAAATATATTATTCACATAGCTATATTCCGATTGATTTATTTCCCCTTGCTCATAGCTCTCAGACAAAATAATCCGTAGTTCTTCTTCACTGTGAGCCAGTTCATGCTCGGATGCAGGCTTGAGGCCAAATAGGCCGGTAAAAAGCCGCGCCGAGGTATTCAAAGTCCAGATAAACGGAAATAAAATTTTATAAAACAAAATTAACGGTTTTGAAAAGGCCAATGCAATTTCTTCTGCTTTTTGAATTGCAAAGGTTTTCGGCGATAATTCGCCAATGACGACATGCAAAAAGGTCACGATAGCAAAGGCGAATCCAAAGGACAACACATGAACGATGGAATCATTAAATGCTATTTTTTCAAAAATCGGTCGCAAAATGACTTCAAAGGTAGGTTCTCCAAGCCAACCAAGACCTAGCGCTGTTATCGTAATCCCTAATTGACAGGCCGATAAATATTCATCTAAATGAGTAATAACCTTCTTTGCGGATAAGGCACTTTTATTTCCTTCTGCAACCAACTGGTCAATTCTGCTTGAACGAACTTTTACAATGGCAAACTCTGATGCCACAAAGAATGCGGTTAGTGCAATTAACAATGCAATAAGGGTAAGGTTTATAAGTTCCAATGATGAGTCCTACTTCCAAAAGTAAGACACTCACCTCCTATAATGAAGAAGCTTTTCGTAATTCCATTATACTCTAATCCAATCGATTTTGATGAAATTACACCATCTTATCTTCATTATTTCCATAAAAGCAAAAAAAATAGGAGATAAGCTTTCCCCACTTAATGAATATGATAACTAACTTCGCGAAACTTCCACCATTAATTGGTAATATTGATTCCATTTCCAATATCAATGTGATATCATATTAGTATCAAAACAATTCATTTTGAAATGGAGTGTGATTCATATGCAAGAAAAAGATATCTTCAAGTTGAATGGATTTGTTGGAGTTACTATTTTTTTATTGTTTGCCGCTTGTAGTGTCTACTTGTTTAGTCAAGTTATCCTTTCTGAATCTCCAGCCTCTTTTGTTGGTTTTATCATTTTGGCGGTAATTACCGTTACCCTCTTAACTGGATTTACTGTCATTCAGCCTAATCAAGCTAAGGTGTTTACTCTATTTGGATCTTATTTGGGCGTTATTAAAAAAGAAGGCTTCTGGTTTTCAATTCCGCTAACATTACGAAAAAATGTATCCTTAAGAGTACTAAATTTTAATAGCGATAAACTAAAGGTAAATGACCTTGAGGGAAATCCAATTGAAATTGCGGCTGTCGTGGTCTACAAGGTTGTCGACTCCGCTAAAGCTGTGTTTGATGTCGAGGATTACCGAGGCTTTGTTCATACCCAGTCCGAAACAGGCTTACGTCATATCGCTAGCCAATATCCATACGATAATTTCAATAACGATTATGAAATCTCTTTACGTCAGCATTCAGATGAGGTTGGCGATGAATTGACACGGGATCTGCAAAAACGTTTAAAGGTCGCAGGCGTGGAAATTATTGAAGCGCGCATTATGCATCTTGCCTATTCAAGTGAAATTGCCTCCTCGATGCTACAGCGCCAGCAAGCAAAGGCTGTTCTTGCTGCAAGAAAGGTAATTGTCGATGGTGCCGTTTCAATGGTAAAATCAGCAATAGAGCAATTGAGCAGCGAGGGAGTCGTCGATTTAGATGAAGAAAAGAAAGCACAAATGGTGAATAATTTAATGGTTGCACTTGTTTCCGATAAAGGGAATCAGCCGATTGTCAATACAGGTAGTATTTATTAAGGTTGTGATGAAGTGGCTGAAAAAAAGAAGTTTTTGCTTCGTATTGACCAGAAGACTTATGATGCCCTTGAAAAATGGGCCAGTGATGAGCTGCGCAGTGTTAATGCCCAAATCGAGATTTTGCTAAAGAAAGCCATCAAAGAGTCTGGCAGAACTAAAAATAATGACTAATACTTTTATTAATGAGGTGACTGTGCGGATACAGTCATCTTTTTTGTTTTTTGTCTTATCAATTTTCTAACAAAGGGTTCTTCTCACTATACAAATTAAGGTATAATCATTACTAGTTGAAAAAAATAAACCATATCCTAATCAAACGTTTGATTGAAATTAGTTTGAATAAAGGTAAAGGAGAAAAAATACAAACATGGATTTCTTTATAATATTGAAAGCTATTATTCTTGGATTAGTAGAAGGACTCACTGAGTTTGCCCCTGTTTCCTCAACCGGACATATGATCATTGTCGATGATATGTGGTTAAAGTCAGTTGAATTTTTAGAATCAAAATATGTGGCCAACACATTTAAAGTTGTCGTCCAGCTTGGTTCCATCATGGCCAGTGTAATCTACTTTAAAGACCGCTTCATCGAAATGCTTGGCTTAGAGCGATGGCTCAATAAAAAAGCTTATCAGCAACATAAAGCTCAAGGCAGTCGCTTAAAGCTGACTCAAGTAATTGTTGGGCTAATTCCTGCTGGTGTTCTTGGGGTATTATTTGAGGACTATA
The DNA window shown above is from Bacillus sp. T3 and carries:
- a CDS encoding SPFH domain-containing protein, translated to MQEKDIFKLNGFVGVTIFLLFAACSVYLFSQVILSESPASFVGFIILAVITVTLLTGFTVIQPNQAKVFTLFGSYLGVIKKEGFWFSIPLTLRKNVSLRVLNFNSDKLKVNDLEGNPIEIAAVVVYKVVDSAKAVFDVEDYRGFVHTQSETGLRHIASQYPYDNFNNDYEISLRQHSDEVGDELTRDLQKRLKVAGVEIIEARIMHLAYSSEIASSMLQRQQAKAVLAARKVIVDGAVSMVKSAIEQLSSEGVVDLDEEKKAQMVNNLMVALVSDKGNQPIVNTGSIY
- a CDS encoding hemolysin family protein, whose amino-acid sequence is MELINLTLIALLIALTAFFVASEFAIVKVRSSRIDQLVAEGNKSALSAKKVITHLDEYLSACQLGITITALGLGWLGEPTFEVILRPIFEKIAFNDSIVHVLSFGFAFAIVTFLHVVIGELSPKTFAIQKAEEIALAFSKPLILFYKILFPFIWTLNTSARLFTGLFGLKPASEHELAHSEEELRIILSESYEQGEINQSEYSYVNNIFEFDNRIAKEIMVPRTEIIALDKSSSLEEMFVVISEEKFTRYPVVDGDKDNIIGMINIKELLTASLNVNSEDFTIEQFINPVIRVIETIPIHDLLVKMQKERNHMAVLLDEYGGTAGLVTVEDILEEIVGEIRDEFDQDEIPLIRKVNANHYIFDAKILIEDVNDLLATHIPDDDVDTLGGWILTQKYDVKLQDTVEFEGFMFNVKELDGHHILYVEVQKIKPAIELEPVKTGEE
- a CDS encoding D-alanine--D-alanine ligase, giving the protein MKTKLGLLYGGKSAEHKVSMRTAMAVIKALDLSKFDIFPIYITEQGQWIKGQQLLAPVESVDELAFSQTVENGAGVLSPDLFTAEIDGDKAQLDVIFPLLHGPNGEDGTVQGLLELLNLPYVGNGVLASSAGMDKVVMKNIFAQAGLAQVDYVWFIRKEWEESKEMAYKKVEKTLGYPCFVKPANLGSSVGISKCTNREELETAFQDAFQFDRKIIVEQGVTAREIEIAVLGNDEPACSVAGEIVPKASFYDYEAKYEDNSTGLIIPADISEAQYTEMKELAIRSFKSLDCSGLVRADFFLTQDGTWLINEVNTMPGFTPVSMFPLLWNETGVDYPHLIEKLVELAQERHTEKQRIKFTM
- the mgtE gene encoding magnesium transporter, translated to MIMMMTDDQITLQLINSLTEGNKQVFEAIVDELQPYDIAQVYEELPDEHKTRFLLFLNIEILADIIQELDKEQQIEILNKLGLEKKGKVLDEMDNDDLASLLEGLSPEKMSSLLSGMKIEESKAVQNIMNYPAETAGRLMTNRFVWIRNYFSVREAVDKLKSFAEFAETLNYLYVIDQERKLVGVVSYRDLLIAEPNELIRDIMFERVISVLVTIDQEEVATMIERYDFLAIPVVDGENTLLGIVTVDDIIDVVIKEANEDIEKLSASGKSIDFDTKAVTAASRRLPWLILLLFIGVVSGKIISGYEETLQKVVALSFFMPMITGMTGNTGTQSLAVVVRGLVSKDIDKNVVIKLILRELMVGIMIGIICGILITLIAYFWQGNPILGVVVGSSLLLALIIGTLAGTIIPLILYRFNIDPAVASGPLITTLNDIFSLITYFGIATMFINHLM